The region TTGAGAAAATATAGCGCAAAGAAATATAAACGAGAGCCAGTCCCAACAAAGAAGCAGAAAAAGTTGCAGTAATGGGGAATACTGCTTCTAGACTTCCTAATAATAGAACAATATGACCATGTCACTTTTCACATTTTCATGTCCTAGAATACaaatatttcaataattttgtaTGGTAAATTGGTAATAGAATTAAATTTGATTAATCTTTAAGATAACAAGAATTATAAAATGAAGTACCATTAGAGCATCCACAAATTGCTGTCCCCAAATTGTAAGTAAATGGGTATCCTCCAACATTGAgtcttttgctttgtcagaatTTTCTATAATGCCATCTATTTGAGGTACTCTTGTGTACATTGTTGTATCTGCAAAATgcaaattataaataatttgaCACGAGATGGTTATGACATTTCAGAATGTTTCTCACGATAAGCAAACTGTTTAAGGAGAAGAAAACATTGTAAGAAAAGCCAAATATAATTACATTAAGTTAGACAGCTACCTCTGGGGTTTGATGAATGAATGGAAAAAATATCAACAGTGTCCCTATCTTCTTCATTAACTTGAATTATCTCAGAGTACTCGACCTTCTCATGGGATTTTTGTTTAAAACAAGGAGTCTCTTCTGGCACCCAATCCTCTGGCCTCTCATCTCTCGCACTTCAAATATACAATGAAATGTCGGACTAGAAAGATCAAATTTCAAGAGGATaataaatcttaatcttttaattATAACAAATAGAGAGAAACAGAAGCACATACATAGGTAGAGAAATATAGGGCCAGCGTTTGTCTTGAGCATACGCATGAGTCAACAATAATCCATACTGCAGAACAGTCAACAAGGCCTCCCATAGAGTCACCACGTTTGGAGTCCATACCTACATTTAGCTTCTTGATGAATATTCCACACAAAAAGAATGTTCAAGAATTAAACAACAAACAAAGCAATGATGCAGATAAACAAGATCATTTGTGTTGACATTTAAATACTTGTAATTGTATTAAAAGTTATCAAACCATATGTTTGGGTTATAATTGTTCACACTTATGGACACTGGCCATGAAAACCAACCACGTTTGACATTATTTGAAGGTGAGAGACAGTCtcagaagtttttttttattctgtCTGAATTTTGTGTAGGTTAAATGTTTCTAAGGAGAGCAGGCTTCTTGTGAGAAGTGAGGGCTCAGATTATAGTTGTTGCACATCCAGAAATAAGTTATCAAAAATAAGAAGGTAGTGACTAGTACAAACTTAAGATGTTTCAAACATAAGAATGTTGAAATACTACCTCCAAAATAATGTATAACCAAATGTAAGCCCAAAATGACCAAAACAGCTCCACCAGCCATACTCCTAGATCAGCAATCTTTTTTAGTTCTCCTGCTTTCGGAACTACCACACAAACAGCATGGATGGGGAAAAGGTCAAATGCTGCAGAACCAACTAGTGTTCCAGGTCCCAAACCTGAAATATTCAGCAGAGTTAGAGTCAAAATTGTGCTTAAAAGTCTAAAGCCTGTCAAGAAATCCAAAACATAATTGAAGATCAGAATAAAACAAATACTAGAACTGCAGCATCAAATTTTGTAGAGTAAATGCATCTTGTTAGAATACCCCTTCGAAAACCTTTGTAGTTTGTACCTTTGAAATTTCATTTATATATTCCACTTGATACACAAATTACCAATCTTTCCAACATAAGCTAAAATGATCATGTAACTTTAACTCTATATATGAATTTACGCATGCAAACATGTATCAAGTGGTACTGCCGGTACATAATAGATAGTAATCCGAGAGATATAGTCAGAAGTTCTTACAGAGGTTAGTACCATAAGTGAACAAGTAAAATAATGAGAAATCAATTGCTTAGTCTATCAACACTTGTTTAGCCATTTGAGGGAACTACAAAGGAAAGAAGAGAATACTTAAAAATGTACTGAATTCAAGGTTTTTGTCCTATCAATATTCTAAGTGTAGCCTACCTAAACTGACCAAATAAATGCAATTTATCAGTAAAAAGTAGCAAGTATTAAAATAGACAGACATATGATTAAGAACATGAAAAACAGTGACAAAAGTTACTACTCatagcagcaacaacaacaacatgagCTTTTTTTCTCCACCAGACGAAGTTAACTACATGGATCAAATGACATATTTTATTGTAAAACCTACTACTTATTGATATATTTCCTTTCAAATCCACCAAGATGCAAATCgagaaacaaatcaaacttgATTCTAATATTATGAACAAAAGCTTTGAAACACAAACCTCCAGCATTCAAGTTCCCCAGATTTTGTATAGCATCAATGGTGGCTAATGATATCTGAGGAAAGCTAGTTCCAAAGGCTAACAAGCTAATATCCGCGATCGTGTAATTCCAAACCTTCTCATGTCTAATCACTTCAATTTTAGTAACAGGATCAACCTCAACTACCTCCCTCGTGTGCTTAACTACGTTTTCCATAGATTTAAAGAATCGGGCCGTTATAGCCGATAATCCAAGGAAACAATAGGCAAGGCCAAGAAAATACAAAAACACCCGAAAATAATccccaagagcagtttctgcatTAAAAATTAAGTATCTTTGACATTTCTCATGCCCCATTATGCTGGAAATCCCAGCCATTCTCTCAACCTTCCTTGGCCAAAATCCAACAGAATCTCAATCACTCCAACCTGCAGCTCAGTTCACAAGTAAAAATTCACCTGACCTGATAACATAAGTGAGTTATTAGAACACAAACTGAAAATTGAGCATACACAACACGTTATCGATTTGGTGAGCTATGGGaaatgaagggatttgcagggtgaagggaCCCTGgcgaatgaactaatttactaacaattaccactaacatttgcctataaaaaaaaacgcgTTATCGATTTGAATTGAAGAATAGAACAATTATCAATTGAGCTGACAGCAAGTAGAATGAGTATCAGTATTCAGTTTTCCGACAAGATTTGCTAAATTAGTAATGAAGCACGCAACGCAATGATTGAGCAGATTCTGAAAAAGAGATAATCTAAAAATAATTGTGCAAATGCAAACAGAGCAGATCAAATTGGAGAGAAAAGGGATTGGAAATCTGAATGAAATTGCGGAGAGGGGAAAGAGATCGGAGAATTACCGGCGAAGGGGGGATTCGCCGGAGCAGATCGGAGGGGGTTTTAGCGGCATTAACGAATTTGGTTACTCCGAAGGATTTGGATTAGCTTTATAGAACGTGTTTGCATGGCccgcttctgcttctgcttcttcttccgtggtaaaatgtagtaataattttctgaaataaaaaaattatttctcttCAAACTGAATGattctgtaacaaaaaaaaaaaaaaaactgaatgaTTCTGTTTTTTAATTTCTGTATATCTTAGTGTAAACGTATTTAAGATATGAACCACCAATTATTTTGTGGCTTAactatgttggaggtccctctaaaataggggtcctttggttaaggcccctacaaaattttttgggtggaataagcccctaatgtgaaaataatatatagtaaaaagccCCTACCGTCAGGTTCCGTTTAATTCTTGCTGATTGTACAAACGACactgacgtggattttcttgTGTGCAAACGgcgctgacgtggattttcttgTGCTGTCCCTCTCGCCGTCGCAAGCGCTCTTCCTCTAGCTCGTTTGCGTGTCGTGAAACTGGAATTGAGATTTTAGGGTTCAGTATATTTGGGAATTTTGggttttttacctttttttcaaccctcatttacttacgtggtaccctctttaattgaattatttaCACGCAAGAAAATCTACGTCATCGCCGTTTGCACAATCAGCAAGAATTAAATGAAACTTGACGGTAGGggctttttactatatattattttcacattaggggcttattccacccaaaaaattttgtaggggccttaaccaaaggacccctattttagagggacctccaacatatttaagccttatttTGTCAAACAAAAAGATTTTATGTTAAATCACATGACATGACATGACATCATTTCATTTGTAAACTTAAACTCCATATAGTCCTACACTCAACAGCTGGAAACGAGCATCACGTGGGAAAACTATACTCATTAAGAATTAGTCATATACAGTGCCTATTTTACATTATCAAGAGTTTAAggtaatgtttttttaattttttcagagACGAATTTACCCGCCCTCAACATTTTGAAggattaatttgattttttttttaaatgaatttaattaTTCACTTTCATTATATTTAAATATCAATCCACATCTGACTCGATATGTTAAAGTTTTTCACTTCCTTAATTCATATTAAACTTAAGatgataaattttaatatcTTTCTTAATACTATAAACTTGTGAAATCATATTTTTCAATTGCATCATACCAAATCAAATATACACTAAGAAGTCACCAAGAAATGGAAGTTTCGtgatttcaacaaaaaaaaaaaagaaatggaagTTTCGTgcatattactttttttttaggcttaattccactttgggcccctgatctttcacaaatgagcgataggggccccccgtgtttaaacgtagcggtcagacACCCAAACGTTTCAAAAAAGTGCGATCGGGGCCCTTCTGTTATGTTccgttagtttgaccaaacggagcagtgatgtggattttctttttcattttaagatTAAATTTTTCACCCAAAAATTCCCCCTAATTCACAAACACGCTTCCCCTCAATTTTTTACCCTAATTTCACCCTAATTtagcaagagaaagagaagaggagaagagggtGAGTCGCCGGAAATCGCCTCCGGCGGCGGCGCACGGCGGTTCACGGCGGAGGTCATCGGAATCGGAAATttctttgtgggttttgttgcggacgaGGAGAGGAGCACAGCGGTGGTGTTGGTTTGTCGAGATCGTGAGCGGTTCGCCGTAGATCGAACTTTGAAGGCGACGGTCCTAGGTTTTCATGGTGGTGATGGCTTCCACGTGGTGGCCATGGTGGCTGCCCTTTAGGTTCGCGCGAGGATgatgaggaggtgatggtgtgaccggcggtggctctcatggaagaagaagaaggaggaggcgcagtgatggtggtgtggccagcggcggtggctctcatggaagaagaagaagaagaagaagaagaagaagaagaagaagaagaagaagaagaagaagaagaagaagaagaagaagaagaagaagaagaaggaggcccAGTGATGGTGGTGTGGCCAGCGGCGAGCTCGCGTGAGGAAGCtcgcggtggtggcggcttggCCGAAGAGCAGTGGCGGCgaccatgaagaagaagatgaagtgagaaaaatggagaagaatGGAGAAGAAAGTGAGAAAGGGAGAGATGTCGAGAGATTGAGAGAATTGGGGGGGGGGaatttttgggtaaaaaaataattttaaaatgaaaaagaaaatccacgtcactAGTTCCGTTAGTCAAACTAACGACACTTAACAGAAGGGCTTGaaacgcacgtttttgaaatgttggggtgcctgaccgctacgtttaaacacggggggccccgatcgctcatttgtgaaagatcaggggcccaaagtggaattaagccttttttttaatAACTATCCTCATTAACGTATGAAGCATTAATTAATCAATCGGCAAGCACAATCCAAATGGGTGGGAAAAGGAACGTTCATGACCAAATTCACGTTGCAATTGCAATATATTATAATGATTGTCGTTTTCAAGCTCATATAAACATTATAATTAGGTCATACACTTTTGTTCACGTAAAAAATGTCTCAAGAGTCAAGAATAAACTCGAGTAAAAAGTTTACTGCTTTGCTTTAAGAACTTTGATCAACATGTCTATacaacatttcaaaaaaaaaggcttaattgcatttttggtcccccacaaaTGATAAATGTGTATTTTTTGTCCTAAACGTTTGAAAATGGCAGAATCAGTCCCACACGTTTGTCTCCGTTAGTGTTTTTGGTCCCCTCCGTTAAGATTCTAACAGAAGTTACTTATTGCACCCCATTTTACTATTCTCACCCCTCACTGGGACTATAAATGCACATTtatcattcgtgggggaccaaaaatgcaattaagcctaaaaaataaaaaaaccaagaaacccaccaaccacttcttcttctccatcaagTTCTTAAATGATTAGAGAAATATTTCCTTTTAATGATCCACAATGGCTTCCACTTCTTGTTGGCATCACTGtactaaattaaaattattgtaCATGTTTCCAGTATTTGCATGGGAATCACCATGAAAAGGGGCTAGCTCCTAgcaaatatatttcattttccaCATCTTTTATCCATTCACACACATGGTTGCAAATCTTTATTGCCAGGGCCTGCAAGTACTCATCATGCACAAACATGTGAAATACGCACTGTTACTGGCTTATTATTCTTAGGCTTGGAGCTGTTGCTATATTATGGTGGAGCTAGGTTGATTTGTTGGGGGATTGCTACCATGCCTTGTTTTTACTAGCTGATGTGTTAGTGTAAAGGAATCTTTGCTTGATATAGTTGAAGCTGCGCTGCTAAACTGGCTTCGGGTGGTAGTGCTAtgaatttattttcattcagtttCAATTAGTGGCTGAGTTTTGTAATTTCTCCTTGGAGGTATCGTTATGGCCTTCTAAaatatgtactctttttcctttttcaggtttttcccaagggggttttcctggaaagattttaatgaggcatATTTTATTATGCTGTGCTTTCAAGGAGGAGGGGTTATGTTCTTGACATGTTTTTTCATTGTCTTTTGCTTCTTTCTTACTACTTTatctttcttcctctttgtattggattgaagtaccccttgtacttcattcaatatattcatttggcttatcaaaaaaaaaaaattcaatagcTCCTTTATATAATTAGGGTCTATTGAAGGCATTACATCATTTTTTACTTTTAGCAATAAATGTATTTGCAACGAGTAAAAAATGTTGTCTAAAAGTACATTAGGAATCATCATTTTGTAAAAGTTGTCATAAATGATTAAAcacaattttttaataataacaaGTGTTTTCTAtctaataaaaaagaaaacaattattATGTGATACCCGCAATgttagggcctgtttggtttgaggaaacattttctgttttcatttcccATTTccattttttgaaaatgattttcatttccaatttttcaacatttagaaaacgTGTTTGGTTTAATTTggtattttccattttttgaaaatgaaaataatgaaaatgtGTTTGATTGAACTGTTTTCAATTTATGAAATaattttgagtaaaatacactcaccaaGGTTTGACATaagtaataatatattttatatctaattcttttattttcaaatataaaaaatggTATATGTTTGTTATATAACTATTAtaacaaaaatatttattattcaaGCGTTGAATCCGGCTGTCACAACAAGTTGCAAGTAAGagaaatatattataaatattataagtaTCATTggtcttaaaaataaaaattatacaaTTCTACCTAAGATCTATTGAAATTTTCCCACATTTGATCTGCAATAGTTTCCCGAACATGAGCCATTTCAGCGGCTTGATTAGCATCAACATTGACTCCTTGTTGGTCTACCTGTAAACCTTGTGCATCCATAATTAAGTCTTCTTGAGCATATTGGTCAAAAAGATTATCTCTAGCGTATTGCATTCTAATAAAATTGTGTACTGTGCAACAAGCAATAGGGATTAGTCTTTGTCTTCGAACGGGATAATTTGGCATTAACTTCAAAATTGGAAACCTTGCTTTCAATACTCCAAAGCATCTTTCGATAATATTTCTCAATGAAGAATGTCGATAGTTGAATAATTCTTGTTTTCGTTGTGGTCTTACCCCATCACGAAAATCTCGCATGTGATACCTTTGCCTCCGAAATGGGGCAAGATAGCCAGACACATTTGGAAATCCAGAGTCAACAAGATAAAATTGATCTGTAAAAAATAGAGCATCTATTGAATAACAAAAATATGTTGGTAAAATTCAttattaaaactaaaaattacCTCCTTCTGGCTTTGGAAAATTGTTTTCAGGAGTCAAAGCATCTAAAAACACTCTTGCGTCATTTGCTGTCCCTTCCCAACCAGAATAAACAAATGTGAATAGCATGTCAAAATCACATACTGCCAGAACATTTTGTGTTATCAAGACCTTTCTTCCACGAAATGCAGTTTGTTTAGTAGCAGGAGCCCAAGCAGATACATGTGTGCCATCAATAGCACCAATGCAGTTCTACATTTAAAACATAAATAGTAGGTTAGTAGgagtatttaaaatattataagtacGTGATAGAAATTTACCTTAAAATAAGGGAAATATTTTGGGTTGCCCATAATATATGGATGTGTAGTTGTCTGATTTCTTGGTCGAATAATGGTTGTGCCCAACTTGCAGACTGCCCTTAGAACAATTCTAAACCATTTGCTTATTGTATGCAATGAGTGTTGAAAGCGGTCGGCAACGAGTCGATGACGCAAGTTATGACACACTATGATCAAGAACATTGCAACTGCTTCTTGCAGGCTCACCTTTTTTCCATCTCTCAAGTTTCCAACATCTCTCAAAGTTTCGCAAAAATTCAGAAACACGGTCTTCTTCATTCTAAAATTATCATAGCATGTAGTTTCATTACCAAGCAAAAATTCTAGAGTATACATCCTTCCAGTCAACTTGGAATTTCTGCATGGTGTTTTACTAATAAAACTCTGCTGGTATTCCGTGACCAATGAAGCAATAATAATATCTCCAAAGTCATCCAAATAAGAGTCAGTGCTACTTTCACTTGAACAATCCATAGATTTATCTATAGACATTTTAACCTGctcaattaaataataatattaattattatcaataatatgaaaacattcatataCTAAAAAATAATGTCAACCCATTAAACGCATATCATAGCAATTCAATACTAACaaggaaacaaaacaagaaAATCCGATCTTCAATCTCATaaacaaaataacataaaattagaATCAATTAAATGATACTACTCAAGAGATCCTAGCCAATCCATTTTCCTAATTGAAGACATTGCTATAAACATTTTTCTCAAATCCTTATTTGTAAACTTCTCCACGGCAATGCTGAAAACTTTTGGGGAAATACCATCCATGGAATCTAATAATTTAATGCATGCGTCTGCAGAAGAATCAACTTCATTTTTATATCTATCTGACCTTGCATCCATTGCGTTAGACCATTTGGTCACTGCTGATTCTAACACATCCAGCCTTGAATTTTTTGCTTCCTTACGACGACCTTCACTAGAAGTCCTAGTGACTTTTCTCCTTTTACTAACTTCTTGCAGATCCTCTCCATCAACATCAATAACTTTAGAATCAATATGAACACCTTTTGAGAGAAAGTCTtcctctatttctctctctcttcatcgGAGTTTGGTGGCTCTTGAGTAGAAGCTTGACTTAACTTTCCAGTTGCTGTACTAGAATTAAATATCTCACCAAGGATATAATAGTCATGCTCAAATCCATGTTTCTTAAACTGCTTGtagaattttcctttctgaaaaaaaaaagaacaatgaTTATATTTCCCAACATGTGTACTCTTGTCCAAATACATAAGAAAAGCAGTAGTAGTTGAGATTATAATTACATGCTCACTTGTTAAAAGAAATAACTACTAAAACAAGTCCATATACATATATTAACTATATACTACTAAATCCAATGATAAGTTTTTACTAAAATTGTACATATACTTGCAGTATATACCACAACTACAAGTccatatcatttttattttataattaacaaaatttCATTCGGTTCAAGATAATTGTGTAGCCTACTAgcctatgcatatatatatatatatattacaataCAAGAGCaaattctttttccttttttaagaAATTCATCTCTGATTTGTCTTCACAATAAAGCCATTGATAATTGAAGAAGATAATTTAACAATGATAATGATATTCTATAAGTTAAACTTACCTTGTACATCTCTTCCCATACTTCTTCAGGAGAATTCACTTTGTTAGCCTCAGGATCCCATGTAACTCCTGTGCGAGATATCAAAGTTGAAAATTCACGATGTTGAAGGCGTAGCCGATTAAACTTTCCCTTCAGCCTTTCTACACCATCAGGTAGGGGTGCTCCACTTGTCTTTTGCAACTCAATGTTTATTTCTTCCCATATTGTTTTCTTAAATGTAGACCCTTGCAGCTGCCCTTTTTTCACTCGATCATAAATAATATCAATGAATATCTTTGTGTTTTGGGTTGTCCATTCCATGCTCTCCCCCTTCTCAGTTTTTCCTCCCATCTTATGCAAATAATCTCATATTAAGCAAGTAAACTAATAAAGGGCACAAGAGACTCTTACAAGGCAAGTAAAAAAAACAGACCCTGCAGAGCACAATTAAAAGAAGCACAAGAGACAATATATATGGATGCCATAACATTCAGATTATTGGTACAACAACTGGAAAAAGTTAATAACCAAATGCAGCCACTAGCTTCAATCcccaacaaaacaaaagaaaaggtaATACATCACACCCCTACTAGTCCCAAAACCAAAAGCCCCACCAAATTTACCATGGTGGAGGCATTCccaaaaactgaaaaagaaCCAGCACCTATTATTGGAAAGCCAACTACAAGCAACCAAGATGCAAGCATTCCTACATCAAAGTTGTTCCTACTACAagtaaacctttttttttttggtaagccaaaGTTTAATTAATGGAAATACTATGAGTATTTTAAGCCATGTACAAAGcaaaaacaagaaagaaggaAGAATACTAAAGCTACTTCTATCTAGTACTGGTACTGTACAAAGGAAACATAACACCATACCAAAAACAATTCAAATCCCCTACTAATTTAAAAATAGCAGCCACGGGCCCTTACAGAAACAGGAAAAATATGCAACCAGCCAAGTCTCCACATAAAGCCACTAGGTTCTATGGCAAACCCAAGGTTTCAATTGCCTCAGCATCACGTGTTTTTGCATAGCACATATGACATGTATTACTATGAAAAAATATATGTCCAGTTGGTTAATCTGTGGATTCTGTGTTGTATGTTAATTGTTGAAGACACCCTAATATCAGCAGTCAAAGTGGAGCAATTTGCCTGGACATCTTAAAAGACCAGTGGAGCCCAGCATAAAAAGCAAACCAGCCAAGGAATAGAGTTCAGAATCAACCAAAAAACATGGGTTTTACAGATTTTGAAGGCAGTATAGAGGGTTTAAACATGGATTGAAACACCAAACCGAAAAAACTAGCTCCAAAATCAACCAAAACCCATCAAGTGAAGCACCCAAAATAGAGTAACCAAGAAATAAGGTTCATATCAGATGGCACCCAAAAAAGACATAAAATAGGGTTCACAGTGCAACATGGTGAGAACCCAGTTTCACgtttcaaaaattcaaaaaagagAAGAcaaaagagaaggagaagaacttTGGTTGTGGGATGAAGGAGGTAGCAGAGAAGAACTTGCAGAGGTTAGGGCCGGCACACACTTTCTTCCTTCAGaacgaaaagaaaagaaagaaaccaaTTTCATTATAATTACAACCCTGCCACCGCGTGTTTTCATCATTTCGTTTCCGTTTTCATTGAAAATGTGAAAacgacttttttttattttcaaaagttgACCCATTTTCGGAAATATTTTctctgaaaatattttcaaatttttaatcaAACACGTTTTCACAactattttctgttttctttgaaaatgaaaacagaaaatggccaaaccaaacaggcccttatATTTTCTCATTAAAAAAATCCATCAAGTCTTAATTTGTTCCTAGAATTAAATTTCCCCTTTGCTAAGGTCACTAACGGATTTAAGATTCCAACTTGTGGGGGGAAAAATCATGAAGAAACATCTAAGATGCGAACTTATAGTAATTATCATCCACATCAAATGCAATTTCTTGCAACATTAGACGAGAAAAAACTCAAACATATCTCCTGCTGTAATTAGTAAATAGTGACCAAATAAAAGATAGCAATCCCAACATGTAAGATGCGAACTGTGTATCTGAATTCTATGGCATAACATTGGTTCAcaatgaaaatttaaacaaCCAGAAAAAAGTCGATACATAACATAGATTAAAAGCAATTTCCGCAACAATTACACCTAATGGATAATGCCTCAAGACAGAGTCTTAGATCTTCAGTCTTCCTCCTCACCCTCATTCTCAGCAATGTTGAAGTATCTCAACTCGTAGACATTCCGGTCCTTGTTGGAGGCAATCACACGTAGCCAATCTCTCACATTGTGCTTTTTCAAGTACTTCTTGGTTAAGTACTTCAGATACCTGAGAAAGGTTCAatgggaaaaaaaatcaaacaaagtAGATAGAAATACCAGAGAAGAGACAACTAGTACTATAGGAAAACTCAG is a window of Lotus japonicus ecotype B-129 chromosome 5, LjGifu_v1.2 DNA encoding:
- the LOC130720553 gene encoding magnesium/proton exchanger; translation: MAGISSIMGHEKCQRYLIFNAETALGDYFRVFLYFLGLAYCFLGLSAITARFFKSMENVVKHTREVVEVDPVTKIEVIRHEKVWNYTIADISLLAFGTSFPQISLATIDAIQNLGNLNAGGLGPGTLVGSAAFDLFPIHAVCVVVPKAGELKKIADLGVWLVELFWSFWAYIWLYIILEVWTPNVVTLWEALLTVLQYGLLLTHAYAQDKRWPYISLPIARDERPEDWVPEETPCFKQKSHEKVEYSEIIQVNEEDRDTVDIFSIHSSNPRDTTMYTRVPQIDGIIENSDKAKDSMLEDTHLLTIWGQQFVDALMLESHESKKMNNVYLRIAQICWQLLLLPWRFLFAFVPPCHIAHGWISFICSLLFISGIAYIVTKLTDLISCVTGINAYVIAFTALASGTSWPDLVASKIAAERQKTADSAIANITCSNSVNIYVGIGVPWLIDTLYNFIAYREPLHIQNAGGLSFSLIVFFCTSVGCISVLVVRRLVFGAELGGPRLWAWITAVFFMFLWIIFVVLSSLKVSGFI
- the LOC130719822 gene encoding protein ALP1-like is translated as MDCSSESSTDSYLDDFGDIIIASLVTEYQQSFISKTPCRNSKLTGRMYTLEFLLGNETTCYDNFRMKKTVFLNFCETLRDVGNLRDGKKVSLQEAVAMFLIIVCHNLRHRLVADRFQHSLHTISKWFRIVLRAVCKLGTTIIRPRNQTTTHPYIMGNPKYFPYFKNCIGAIDGTHVSAWAPATKQTAFRGRKVLITQNVLAVCDFDMLFTFVYSGWEGTANDARVFLDALTPENNFPKPEGDQFYLVDSGFPNVSGYLAPFRRQRYHMRDFRDGVRPQRKQELFNYRHSSLRNIIERCFGVLKARFPILKLMPNYPVRRQRLIPIACCTVHNFIRMQYARDNLFDQYAQEDLIMDAQGLQVDQQGVNVDANQAAEMAHVRETIADQMWENFNRS
- the LOC130720050 gene encoding uncharacterized protein LOC130720050 gives rise to the protein MGGKTEKGESMEWTTQNTKIFIDIIYDRVKKGQLQGSTFKKTIWEEINIELQKTSGAPLPDGVERLKGKFNRLRLQHREFSTLISRTGVTWDPEANKVNSPEEVWEEMYKKGKFYKQFKKHGFEHDYYILGEIFNSSTATGKLSQASTQEPPNSDEEREK